ACCAAATCAGACAATCTGAGCTTCGACAGCGACGCGGCGCCCGAGCGGGCACGTATTCTGCTCGCCGACCCACAACCGATTCTGGTCGATGGTACCCGGGCTCTGCTGGAAGATCAGGCTGGTCTGGAGGTGGTCGATGTGGCGTTGTCAGAGGCTGCACTGCATCGCGCCATGCGCCTGCATCGTCCGGATCTGCTCATCATCGAACAGCGACTCGGGCAGAGTCGCTGCTTCGACCTGATCCAGTCGCTTCGACGAGATCACCCTGAGTTGAAGACCGTCTTATTCACCGCCGAGATCGATGCCAGGACGGCAATTGATGCCGTGCGCAGTCATGTAGACGGGGTGGTATTGAAGACGATGCCATCCGAGCTGTTCCTGGCGTGCATTAAGAAGGTGATCGCCGGAGGCCGCTGGATCGAGATGCAGTCCTTCGCCGACGCTGTGGAGCAGATCATCGAACAGCAGGATGTTTCGGAGTCGCTCGCAGAATTGCTGTCCCCCAGAGAGATCGAAATGGTGTCGTGGGTGGCCAAGGGATTGCGCAACAAGGAAATCGCGCGTCAGGCGCATGTCAGCGAAGGAACGGTTAAGACGCACCTGCACAACATCTACGAGAAGCTGGGATTGAAGAGTCGAATGGAATTGCTGCGGTTTGCGCAGCGGCAGGGGCTGGACGCGTAGTTCAGGTCGGGGTGGCGCAGCCCGCTTGAATGCGTGCCGTGGGTATCGTCGCCACCCCGTTGGTTCACTACGTCCGCGTTTTGTTCGGGTAACGAATCAGGACTGCCTTCGGAATCCCTCCGGGAGCGTGGTGTCTCGGGCTTTCCACGACGTTCGCTCTCACCGGAGCGACCGACAGGTCGTGACGCACGAATTCGACCTCAGGCGACCATTTGACCGTGCCGGGATTGTCTTCATACGTGGTGGTCGTCGCGACGTGGATTTCGAGCATGAGCTCGCGTTCACTCACCCACCGGCCCTCGATTCGATAGGCCTTGTTGTGCAATTGTCCATCCACTGAGCCGGCTTCGACATTGGTTTCGGTGAGCGCTTGGCCTGGCCGGACATTGAACTGCAAGGCCTGGGTGCTTCCGTCGGCAACGGGCAGCGCGACATGCAATTCGAGTTCATCGCGCTGTGCGTCCGCCGGCTTGCTGTCTGAAAGAACCATCAGCGCTGTGCCGGCAAGCAGAACAATGACTGTAATGAGCTTCGTCATAGATCGTACTCCCTGTATCTGATCAATTTGGGTTGGATTGGAAGCGACTAAGCACGGCCAAGGCAGCGGCCGGGTCATCAAGATGAATCGACCGCAAATTCATGGCACAGACCGTCTGTCCGGCGTGCTGCTCTGTTCGCAGCACCTGACCCATGCAATGCAAAATCGTCGGATGCAGCGCGTCACGGGTTGCGACATCCAGCTCAACGGAGTCACCCACCGCCAGATCTGGCGCGCTGTCCGGCCGGAACCTCGCGCCGCCGCGGCTCATGTCGAGCAGCCGAACTGTCCGCCCATTGGCCAGTGCGGTGACGTTCATCATCCGGCGGGTGGTGCGACGACGATCCATGGGGGTTGATGCTGCACTCCAATCGGGTGAGTGTCCCTTATTGTCCGCGCATTGACCGGCTTGCCCATGCCTCGGGGGGTGGAATTGTGATCCGCTGGGGGGTGGGCTTGGCTCTATCCGAAGTTGGATGAGCCTGGCGGTCGCGCAGCGTGTTCAGCGCTCCGTAAACGCTGATCTGCGCTACGCTTGACCGCCGGAGCGCGCCTTGACGGTGCGAAACTAACAACCTGGGGTAAGAACCCGGAGGGCGTCACGTTGGCGGTGGGCGATTCAGCTGTTTCACGTCAGACCATTCGGGTCATCGCGGCCGATGCCCAGCCACTGTTCCGGCGAGGTTTGCGTCTCATGCTGGACGCGACTGAGGACATTCAACTGGTCGCCGAGGCAGGGGATCCCGCGACCCTGGCCCAGGCGGTCGCCGATCAGCCTGCGGATGTCTTGCTCATCGACCAGGACCTTGCTGGGCGTCGAGGCCTCGACGTATTGATGCAGGTCAGAGACCGCCAAGCCTCGCTGCAATGTGTGCTCATGGGCGACCGCCTGGAGGCGGACACCGTGGTCAGCGCCATGCGTCGCGGTGTTCGCGGTGTGCTGCTCAAGACCATGCCGGCCGAAGTCATCGAGGCCTGTCTGCGCAAGGTGGCATCAGGTGAGCGCTGGATCGAGATGAAGTCCTTCGGTCAGGCCATCGACAGCGTGCTGGCCGAGCAAAGCAGCCGTCAGGCAGCCGCCGAGACCCTGTCACCACGCGAACGTGAGATTGTCCGGCTGGTTGGCGAGGGCTTACGCAATCGCGAAATCGCCCAGCGATGCGGCATCCGCGAGGCGACCGTCAAATCACACCTATCACATATCTTCGAGAAAACGGGCGTCGATAGCCGGCTGGAGCTGGCGCGTCTGGATCTGGGGCAGGGCGCCCCCGACCACTGCTGACACCGTTTTGAGGCCGGCGTGTCCGCTTCTCCAGGCCGATTCCGCATAGCTCACTGACCCCCATTGCCGCTGAGGATGCGGCCTGGCTTCGGGGACACAGGGAGCATGTGATGTATCGATGGATTTTGACCGCTGTTCTGGCTGCCGCCCTGTTGGGCTGCGATTCCAGCACCATTACCGTGCAGGATGCACAGACCGATTCACCGGTCGCCTTGCCTGACAGGGTGACGGGCACGGTGCAGCTGGAGAGCGGGGCACCGGTGCCGAACGCACCGGTCATGCTGCGCTCGGTGGCGGATGACACGCTGGTTGCCACTGGCACCACCGACGAGCAGGGCCGTTACAGCTTGAACACCAATGGCCAGCGCAGCTATTACGTCTCGGTTCAGGCGCGATTTGCCGAGGGCACGGAGGCCACCGGCGGCCGACTCGCGGATCTGACCGGGCCGGGGCGCGGCGCACTGGAGACGATCGTGCTGCCTGATCTGTCGGCATCGGCGCTGAGCATCGTGGGTGATCAGGCCCGTGGCGATGGATTGGAGATCCAGGGTCTGCCTTCGCAGGTGACCGCCCTGCGCGCCCGGGCCTACGGAGGCAGCGACGGAGACAGTTTTCCGGGCGAGCCGGTGACCGCCGACGAAAGCTTTGCCCGGCTGGGCCATGTCTGGTTCAGCGCCACCGATGTGTCCGAAGATCCGGTCACCCAGTTCACGCCACCGCTGCAGGTGCGCGTCACGGTGTCGACGGCCGATTTGCGACTGCTTGAGGATGCCGAAGCCGACACCGGCATCATCGAGGTGGCGATGGTGTCGTTTGACGAGAGCCGCGGCCTCTGGCGCAGCGAATCCCCCGGCCGGTTAGAGGACGCGAACGGCCAGCCGGTGCCCGAATCCGCATTGGCTGACATTACGGCCGGCGCGTACGCTGGTCCGCTGACGGTCGCGTTTCAGGCGCCGCACTTCAGCTGCTGGAGCTTCGTCAGCTTTCACCGCCTGGGTCCACCCGATTACAACGATGCGCCCGCCGCCCCGGAACAGCGCCATCTACGGCCCACGGTGACACCAGCCAGTCCGCTGGCCTACGACGATCTCTGGCTGGGCGATTTCGTGTCGGGGGAGCAGGCACCGCGTCGTTCCGATTCTGCAGACGACGGCATCCTGTTTTGTGGATCGCAGACCTGGGTCAAGGCGAGCTATCGGCGTAACCGCAATCGCAGCTTCGATCGACGCGGTTATCTGCAGGTCGTCCAGGTCTTCGGTAATCTCGCCGATATCGAAGGCGATGAGGGGCTGGGCGTGGACTTCGGCACCCAGGGCCAGTGGACAGGGCGGAATATTCCAGTCGATAACTGGGGGCCGGGCGCTGTGGCCAGCGCCTATCTCCGGCTCGATCTTCCCAGCGGTCAGGCGACCACGAGTGGCGCATCCGGGCACACCAGCGGCTACACGCGACTCATGCTGACGGCGGCGCCAATCGACGAGCGCCAGGCGCTGGCCAGCTCGACCTTCGAACTGGGTGAGACCGAAGACTATCTCGATAGCTGTCGCTACCGGCTGCGCATCAACGTGGATGGCGACCTCGGATCGCAGGTGACGGCCGATGGGCAGACCTGCACGCCGGAGGCCAGCTGCGAGGTGATCGTGGGCGCTCAAGAGACCCTGCAAATGCAGGCCATGATCGATGGTCAGCCGGTTGCTGTTCGCTGGTCGGTGCGCGAGCAGCGCGATGGCCCGTCGGCCAACTGCCCCGATGGGACGACCTGCAGCTTCACCCGGACCGAGACGGCCCGCATCGACGTGCGGGGCGGGTTGGCCGTGGCGCGGTTTCCTCGGCGTCCCGTGGTGACGCTGTCCGTGGGGGGGCGTGGGCAGGTGACCGACGATCAGGGACTGATCGACTGTGATGCCCGAGACCCCGCCATGCCGCCCAGCTTCGAGGCCTGTCAGGGGCAGTACGGAGACGGCGATGTGGTCGCACTGACCGCGCAGCCGGCGGATGGCTACGAGTTGTCGCGATGGGTCAATCTGGACTGCCTGGAGGGGGCCGTGCCATCGGTGTGCCGGGTGGCCATGGCGTTTGATGAACGGCCCTACGGTCGCGTGATCTTCGCGCCGCAGCCGACGCTGACGGTTGCAGCCGGCGGCGGCGGTCGCGTGGTCAGCGAGCCGGCAGGCATCAACTGTGATGGGAATCAGCCGGTGGCGGCTGATTGCAGCCTGCAACAGCCCACCGGCACCCAGGTCACGCTCATCGCACAGCCTGACCAGGGGCAGGGCGTTCAGTCCTGGAGTGGCGCCTGTCTGGGCACGCAGGGCAGCCGCTGCACCCTGGCACTCACAGAGAACACCGAGGTCGGCGTGAACTTCAGCGCCGCGGCCAACCTCACGGCATCTGTGGCCGGTGCGGGCCGGCTGGACAGCACGCCAGCCGGTATCGCGTGTACGGATGCCGGCGGCGACTGTGATGAAGCCTACGCCTTGGGCACCGAGGTTGAACTGGCGGCCACGCCTGCACCGGACTTTGGCCTGGTTGGCTGGACTGGAGCCTGTGCGGGCGAAACCGGCTTCATCTGTCGCGTGACCATGGATCAGCCCACCGAGGTTGGCGTGGCGTTCGGTGAGCGCTTCGATTTGTCGGTCGAGGTCGTAGGCAACGGCGGCGCTGTCGATGGCACGGGCAATATCTTCAACTGTGAGGCCGACGAAGCCGGCACCGACCCTTGCCAGGAAACCTACACCGACGGAGACCGGGTGACGCTGGAAGCCAGCGCCTTCGAGGGCAACGAGTTCGTCGAATGGGGTGGAGACTGTGCATTCGCCGCTGCAAGCCCCACCTGCCAGTTCCAGATATCCGGAGATACCCGGGTCACGGCGACCTTCCGGCCCACCGTTCAGAATCATCCGCTGACATTGACGGTGTCAGGATTGTCGGGTTCGGCAGGGGACTATGACGAGCGACTGATCTGCAACAACAGCAGCTCGCCCTGCACGCAGACCTACGCGGCCGGCAGTACCGTCATGCTGTTCGCCTTCCCGGATGACAGCGCCCACGCCGTGCGTTGGGGTGGCGCCTGCCAGGGCACACCGGAGGGCCAGGATTGCACCGTGAGCAACATCAATCACCCGATTGACGTGACGCTGGAATTCTACGATCCGGCCGTATCCAGCAACGAGGTGGTGCTCACGGTGACGTTCGCCGGCCAGGGGCAGGGTCAGGTCTCCGACAACCAGTTGCAGCTCGCTTGCGACTCCGGGGCGGGGTCCTGCCAGGCCCGGTACGCGCCGGGGACCGAGGTCACGTTATCGGCCACGCCCCTGAGTACCGACGATGTCTTCGACGGCTGGACCGCGCCGGCAAGCTGCGCCGCCGACCCGATGGCCGATTGCCGTTTGCGTATGGATGCCGATACCACCGCCACCGCGGCGTTTGGACGCCAATAGTGGGGTGATGTGCATGGATGCCTGTTGCGGCCGGCAGGCCGCCACTGGAATGGCCGAGATCGGCCGCTGCGCCGCTAAAGTGCGACCGCAGCGGCCGGGCCGGCCGGCCGGCCTGTCGTTGCCGCCCGTGTCACCAGTGCCTGGGCGATCTGGTCCAGCGGAAGCACCTGCTGGACACCGCCGCGCTTGATGGCTTCCTTGGGCATGCCGAAGACCACGCAACTGGCCTCGTCCTGCGCCAGGGTGATTGCCCCGGCATCGAACAGCTCTTTCATGCCGTCGGCGCCGTCGTCGCCCATGCCGGTCAGGATGGCAGCCACCACATTGCTGCCACCGTACATGGCGGCGGAGCGGAACAGCACGTTGACCGAGGGCCGATGCCGTGACACCAGCGGACCGTCCTTGACCTGCGCGTAGTAGCGGGCCCCGCTGCGTTTGAGCAGCGTGTGCCGTCCTCCCGGTGCGATCAGCGCGTGGCCGCGCAGAATCGATTGTCCGTCCCGGGCTTCGGCCACGCGGATGCGGCAGCTCTTGTCCATGCGCTGTGCAAACGCTTCGGTGAAGCGCTCGGGCATGTGCTGGACCACGAGGATGCCGGGGCAATCAATGGGCATGGCCTCCAGCACCTCGCGGACCGCTTCGGTGCCTCCGGTGGAGGCACCGATGACGATGATTTTTTCGGTGGATTCCACCAGCGCCGCGCCGGCACCGACCTTGCGCTGGATGACGGCATCGGCCGTGAGTTTTTTCTGGATCACACGTCGCTCGGTCCGTTGGCGCGGCTTGGCCCGTGCCGCTGCGCGGATGGTGTCCGCAATACGCGTGCGGCTTTCGGTCAGATGTTCACGCGTGCCGACCTTGGGCTTTTCGATCACCTCGATGGCGCCCATTTCCAGCGCGGCAAAAGCCGAATCCGAGCCCTTGGTCGTCAACGAGGAACAGATCACCACCGGGATGGGGTGCTGACTCATGAGCTTTTCGAGGAAGGTCAGCCCATCCATCCGAGGCATTTCGATGTCGAGCAGAATCACATCGGGAACGCGGCGTCGCAGCTTTTGCGCGGCGACAATCGGATCCTGGGCCACATCGCTGACCTCGATATCCGGTTCGGCATCCAGTAATGCCTTAAGGGTTTGTCGGACGATAGCCGAATCATCGACGATCATGACCTGAATGGCTGTCATGACGGGTTCTCCAACGGTCGCTGGTAAATGGTGGGTGCGACGTAGCGCAGCGGCGTGCGGATGCCGCTGAATGACTCCGAGTGACCCACGATGAGATGGGCGCCAGGCGCCATGACATCGTGCATGCGGCTGATCACGGCCTCGCGCGTGGCATTCGAGAAGTAAATCATGACGTTGCGGCACATGATCAGATCGAATGGCGCCTCGAATGCATAGGGGTCGCTGACCAGATTGAAGCGCTTGAAGGTCACGGCCGCCCGAAGCTCAGGCCCCATGGCCACGCGTGTGTCCTCGGCGTCACGACCCCGAAGCAGATACTTGCGGCGCAAGTCGTCTGGTACGGGGGCGACATCCACCTGCGAGTAAATGCCGGCGGCCGCGGTCCGGAGCACCGTGGTGCACAGGTCTGTGGCCAGGATTTCGAAGCGCAGCCCGGGCGTGCGGCTGGCCGCTTCGTTCAGCACCATGGACAGGGTGTAGG
The window above is part of the Abyssibacter profundi genome. Proteins encoded here:
- a CDS encoding PilZ domain-containing protein, translated to MDRRRTTRRMMNVTALANGRTVRLLDMSRGGARFRPDSAPDLAVGDSVELDVATRDALHPTILHCMGQVLRTEQHAGQTVCAMNLRSIHLDDPAAALAVLSRFQSNPN
- a CDS encoding CheR family methyltransferase, yielding MAAISVAVAGMQQPAPLSASGFEAIATFLRRHAGIELNQDKHSLVQSRLRKHVVAGGFSSYDRYVEHTLKVQGSALITLIDALTTNKTAFFREADHFRFLESDWLPDACERPGLSRPLRIWSAGCSAGHEPYTLSMVLNEAASRTPGLRFEILATDLCTTVLRTAAAGIYSQVDVAPVPDDLRRKYLLRGRDAEDTRVAMGPELRAAVTFKRFNLVSDPYAFEAPFDLIMCRNVMIYFSNATREAVISRMHDVMAPGAHLIVGHSESFSGIRTPLRYVAPTIYQRPLENPS
- a CDS encoding LuxR C-terminal-related transcriptional regulator; amino-acid sequence: MTKSDNLSFDSDAAPERARILLADPQPILVDGTRALLEDQAGLEVVDVALSEAALHRAMRLHRPDLLIIEQRLGQSRCFDLIQSLRRDHPELKTVLFTAEIDARTAIDAVRSHVDGVVLKTMPSELFLACIKKVIAGGRWIEMQSFADAVEQIIEQQDVSESLAELLSPREIEMVSWVAKGLRNKEIARQAHVSEGTVKTHLHNIYEKLGLKSRMELLRFAQRQGLDA
- a CDS encoding InlB B-repeat-containing protein — translated: MYRWILTAVLAAALLGCDSSTITVQDAQTDSPVALPDRVTGTVQLESGAPVPNAPVMLRSVADDTLVATGTTDEQGRYSLNTNGQRSYYVSVQARFAEGTEATGGRLADLTGPGRGALETIVLPDLSASALSIVGDQARGDGLEIQGLPSQVTALRARAYGGSDGDSFPGEPVTADESFARLGHVWFSATDVSEDPVTQFTPPLQVRVTVSTADLRLLEDAEADTGIIEVAMVSFDESRGLWRSESPGRLEDANGQPVPESALADITAGAYAGPLTVAFQAPHFSCWSFVSFHRLGPPDYNDAPAAPEQRHLRPTVTPASPLAYDDLWLGDFVSGEQAPRRSDSADDGILFCGSQTWVKASYRRNRNRSFDRRGYLQVVQVFGNLADIEGDEGLGVDFGTQGQWTGRNIPVDNWGPGAVASAYLRLDLPSGQATTSGASGHTSGYTRLMLTAAPIDERQALASSTFELGETEDYLDSCRYRLRINVDGDLGSQVTADGQTCTPEASCEVIVGAQETLQMQAMIDGQPVAVRWSVREQRDGPSANCPDGTTCSFTRTETARIDVRGGLAVARFPRRPVVTLSVGGRGQVTDDQGLIDCDARDPAMPPSFEACQGQYGDGDVVALTAQPADGYELSRWVNLDCLEGAVPSVCRVAMAFDERPYGRVIFAPQPTLTVAAGGGGRVVSEPAGINCDGNQPVAADCSLQQPTGTQVTLIAQPDQGQGVQSWSGACLGTQGSRCTLALTENTEVGVNFSAAANLTASVAGAGRLDSTPAGIACTDAGGDCDEAYALGTEVELAATPAPDFGLVGWTGACAGETGFICRVTMDQPTEVGVAFGERFDLSVEVVGNGGAVDGTGNIFNCEADEAGTDPCQETYTDGDRVTLEASAFEGNEFVEWGGDCAFAAASPTCQFQISGDTRVTATFRPTVQNHPLTLTVSGLSGSAGDYDERLICNNSSSPCTQTYAAGSTVMLFAFPDDSAHAVRWGGACQGTPEGQDCTVSNINHPIDVTLEFYDPAVSSNEVVLTVTFAGQGQGQVSDNQLQLACDSGAGSCQARYAPGTEVTLSATPLSTDDVFDGWTAPASCAADPMADCRLRMDADTTATAAFGRQ
- a CDS encoding LuxR C-terminal-related transcriptional regulator, which encodes MGDSAVSRQTIRVIAADAQPLFRRGLRLMLDATEDIQLVAEAGDPATLAQAVADQPADVLLIDQDLAGRRGLDVLMQVRDRQASLQCVLMGDRLEADTVVSAMRRGVRGVLLKTMPAEVIEACLRKVASGERWIEMKSFGQAIDSVLAEQSSRQAAAETLSPREREIVRLVGEGLRNREIAQRCGIREATVKSHLSHIFEKTGVDSRLELARLDLGQGAPDHC
- a CDS encoding protein-glutamate methylesterase/protein-glutamine glutaminase; its protein translation is MTAIQVMIVDDSAIVRQTLKALLDAEPDIEVSDVAQDPIVAAQKLRRRVPDVILLDIEMPRMDGLTFLEKLMSQHPIPVVICSSLTTKGSDSAFAALEMGAIEVIEKPKVGTREHLTESRTRIADTIRAAARAKPRQRTERRVIQKKLTADAVIQRKVGAGAALVESTEKIIVIGASTGGTEAVREVLEAMPIDCPGILVVQHMPERFTEAFAQRMDKSCRIRVAEARDGQSILRGHALIAPGGRHTLLKRSGARYYAQVKDGPLVSRHRPSVNVLFRSAAMYGGSNVVAAILTGMGDDGADGMKELFDAGAITLAQDEASCVVFGMPKEAIKRGGVQQVLPLDQIAQALVTRAATTGRPAGPAAAVAL